The Patescibacteria group bacterium region GTAGATCATTTTTGGTATAAGGGTTCCGTTGATCGAGGATTTTTTCAGTCGCCGCGATAGTGTTGTTGGTAACCTCATTTTTTATCGATTCGTTAAAATCATCTTTGGTAAGGGTGCCGGTTTCTTTGACACGCGCCTCCATGTATTGAGAAAGGCTTCGTTCGAGCTCCATGGTTGGTAGGGTCAGCGTACCGTCTTTATCAAGAATCTCATTTTGAAATGCCAAGGTACTCGCACGGTCAAGGCCATCGAGGATGCCGTTGCCGTCAGAGTCGGGGTTTTGGGGGTCGGTTCCCGCGATAAGCTCCTCCCAATCTTTGAGACCATCACCATCAGTATCGCGCTGGCTCGTCGGGTCGATTACTTGTGCCCGTATCGAGCTCTTGGCCGCTAGTTTTTCTCCCCTACCAGAGGCGAAAAAGACCATACCACCGGCCGCAAGGATGGCTAGAAACAAAAAGACTAGTTTTTTTGAGGGAAGATAATTCAAAACGCAAGCGTATACCCCTCACAAAGGGCATTTCGCTATATATAGTATACACCTCTTATTTCTCAATGATTTTCGCGTTTGTGTGGATAAGATGGTGTTTTTTGCCCTTATCCTTTCGCGATCTCGCCCCACTCTTCGAGCGTAAGGTGTTGAGGGCGTTTATCTGATGCAATACCGAGGGTATTGCTCAATTTTTTGCGTTTACTGCCAAAAGCTTTTTTTGCGAGTTCGAAAAAATGTTTTGGATCGATGTCGCGCTCACGAAAAAATGCATCCGATATGTCGGTGATGGCGATAACGGCCGAATCAACTGCGGGTTGTGGTTTAAAATAGGTTCGCGAGACTCGTTTTGCGATGCGTGGCTTGCCGTAGACCTGTACCGACAGCCCCAAAAGATTCATATCGGGCGGTTCGGCAGTGATGCGTCGGGCTACCTCATACTGCACCATGAGCACAATGGTCTCGGGTCGCGCGACGCCCGCGGGTGGTTCCAAAAAAGTGCGTAAAATCTTTGCGGTGATGTAGTACGGAATGTTTGCGACGAGTTTATAGTGCGCAGGAAGGATACTCGCGAGATCAACTTTGAGTATGTCGCCCTCGATAACTTCGAGTTTTGTTTTTGAAAAATTGTCGCGCATATGTGTGACAAGGCGCGGGTCTTTTTCAACCGCGATGATGCGTCCCGCGCGTGTTGAAAGTTTTTCGGTCAACACTCCTTTACCAGGGCCAATCTCTAAGATAGTATCAGTCGGTTTGATGTCAGCGGCATCCGCGATAAAACCTGCCACATCAGGAGAGCGCAAAAAGTGTTGCCCCATAAGGGTATTTGCCCGAAACGGCTTTTCTTGCACGCTAGAAGATGTCGATAGATTCTTCTTCATATGATGAATCTTGCGGTACCCGGTGCGCGAGGTCAATGCCCGATATAAGGTGCTCGGGTATCTCTGATAAAAATCTCGAAGGATCATTGAACGAAGTTTCTCCCCACAACATGCGCCGGCGCGTGAGCGTGATCATCACTTTTTCGCGCGCGCGCGTGACTGCTACATAAAAAAGTCTGCGTTCTTCTTCAATCTCGCTCGGCGTTTGCGAAAGACTATGTGGAAATAATCCTTCTTCAAGTCCTGCGATCACTACTACATCAAATTCCAAACCTTTTGCCGCGTGCGCGGTCAGTAAAATCACTTGCGAGTCTTTGTCTTCGACTTCAGTATCTTGAGTGGCGAGCGATGCCTCGGACAAAAGTCGCTCGATGCCCTCGGGCGGCGCGAGTGTATCAAATTTTTTAGCAACGCTTAAAAGCTCTTTTACATTTTCTTGCCTGTCTACTTCCAGCTTATTGCCTTTGTAGTACGACTCAAACCCCGCCCGTTTGATAACAGTCGTGAGTGCCTCGGTCGCATTTTTTTTCGTCACCGCACCTTTAATATCTTCCATGATGGCTAGAAAGGCGTTTATTTTTACCTCCTCTGCTTTGGTCAGTACGGCCCCCGCAAAATGCTTGAGCATGAGTACTTTGCCGATTCCGCGTGCCGGAGTGTTCAAAATACGCTTTTTTGAGAGCATATCGTCGGGATTAAGGGCATATTTGAGGTATCCGAGCACATCTTTGATCTCTTTGCGCTCATAAAACTTAACCCCCGCAATAAGGCGATAGCTGATATTGCGCTTCAGAAACGCTTCTTCGATTGCGCGTGATTGGGCATTGGTGCGAAAAAGCACGGCAATCTCACCTGGTTTGACCCCCCGTTCAGTCAAAGCCTTGATATATTCGGCGATAAACATACCTTCTTGCTTCTCATTTTCGAGTACACATAGTCCAAGCTGTTCCCCCTCGGTTTTTGTCGATCGCAAGGTCTTTTCTTTACGCTCGGTATTGTTGGTAATAACCGCGTTTGCGGCCTCCAGTATAGCTTTTGTTGATCGATAGTTATTCTCAAGGGTGATAATCTTCGTCCCCTGCCAATCGAGCTCAAACTGCAGGATATTGCGCCAATCAGCCCCGCGCCACGAGTAAATCGCCTGATCGATGTCGCCTACTACCGCGATATTGCGGTGACGCGTGGCAAGCAGGCGCGAGAGGATATATTGGGCTTTATTGGTGTCCTGATACTCGTCAATATGGATATAGTGCCAGCGTTCTTCATAGTAGGCACGAACCTCGTCAGATGACTGCAAGAGCATGACGGTTTTCATTAAAAGATCATCGAAATCAAGGCCTTTTACCCTCATAAGGCGCGCCTCGTAGGCAGCATAGAGTTGGCGTAGTGTGCGTTGAAATGGGCTATTGTCGTCAGTTTGGGCGAAGGTAGAGGCGTCAATCATCTCTTGTTTGAGGCTCGATATGGCGTTTTTGATGCGCGGTGGG contains the following coding sequences:
- the rsmA gene encoding 16S rRNA (adenine(1518)-N(6)/adenine(1519)-N(6))-dimethyltransferase RsmA — protein: MKKNLSTSSSVQEKPFRANTLMGQHFLRSPDVAGFIADAADIKPTDTILEIGPGKGVLTEKLSTRAGRIIAVEKDPRLVTHMRDNFSKTKLEVIEGDILKVDLASILPAHYKLVANIPYYITAKILRTFLEPPAGVARPETIVLMVQYEVARRITAEPPDMNLLGLSVQVYGKPRIAKRVSRTYFKPQPAVDSAVIAITDISDAFFRERDIDPKHFFELAKKAFGSKRKKLSNTLGIASDKRPQHLTLEEWGEIAKG
- a CDS encoding UvrD-helicase domain-containing protein; protein product: MAITDGLNEAQKEAVLAKDGPLLIIAGAGSGKTKTVAHRVAHIIQSGTSAEKVLAVTFTNKAAGEMRERIYALLGREHIRIHEGHEPFIGTFHSLGVYILKNHGRAIGIPRYFTILDEEDTRQILKDLIVEFELDPDTYTPPRIKNAISSLKQEMIDASTFAQTDDNSPFQRTLRQLYAAYEARLMRVKGLDFDDLLMKTVMLLQSSDEVRAYYEERWHYIHIDEYQDTNKAQYILSRLLATRHRNIAVVGDIDQAIYSWRGADWRNILQFELDWQGTKIITLENNYRSTKAILEAANAVITNNTERKEKTLRSTKTEGEQLGLCVLENEKQEGMFIAEYIKALTERGVKPGEIAVLFRTNAQSRAIEEAFLKRNISYRLIAGVKFYERKEIKDVLGYLKYALNPDDMLSKKRILNTPARGIGKVLMLKHFAGAVLTKAEEVKINAFLAIMEDIKGAVTKKNATEALTTVIKRAGFESYYKGNKLEVDRQENVKELLSVAKKFDTLAPPEGIERLLSEASLATQDTEVEDKDSQVILLTAHAAKGLEFDVVVIAGLEEGLFPHSLSQTPSEIEEERRLFYVAVTRAREKVMITLTRRRMLWGETSFNDPSRFLSEIPEHLISGIDLAHRVPQDSSYEEESIDIF